From Candidatus Methylomirabilota bacterium, a single genomic window includes:
- a CDS encoding class I SAM-dependent methyltransferase, with amino-acid sequence MTSVLGSLKWGVDRMLAVGYGVVYDYIFEHFDPYRRLQREVLAAVEAEAGAERAAVRILDIGCGPGNFSLMLAEAGFTVVGLDAYDPLISLAQEKRRTQRLSNLAFKHGDLVKDSPFRSEHFDQVINVHFLYAHPDPISVLRAAYRVLKPGGHAVFVNLTRRVPMWATIRELSAREGIVPVLRSLVWVLPNTIFETVRRRSGPHYWDEERMARHLREAGFELLTLRRTFFDGASLLASVRKPQTAAGASAQPEPVP; translated from the coding sequence GTGACGTCGGTGCTGGGCAGCCTGAAGTGGGGCGTCGACCGCATGCTGGCCGTGGGCTACGGTGTCGTCTACGACTACATCTTCGAGCACTTCGACCCCTACCGGCGGCTGCAGCGCGAAGTGCTCGCCGCGGTGGAGGCGGAGGCGGGCGCCGAGCGCGCGGCTGTGCGCATCCTCGACATCGGCTGCGGGCCGGGCAACTTCTCGCTCATGCTGGCCGAGGCCGGCTTCACCGTGGTCGGCCTGGACGCGTACGACCCTCTGATCAGCCTCGCACAGGAGAAACGCCGGACGCAGCGGCTGTCGAACCTGGCCTTCAAGCACGGCGATCTCGTGAAGGACAGTCCGTTCCGCTCCGAGCACTTCGACCAAGTCATCAACGTCCACTTCCTGTACGCGCACCCCGACCCGATATCGGTGCTGCGGGCGGCGTACCGTGTCCTCAAGCCCGGCGGCCACGCCGTCTTCGTCAACCTCACCCGCCGCGTGCCCATGTGGGCGACGATCCGCGAGTTGTCGGCGCGCGAAGGCATCGTCCCCGTGCTCAGGAGCCTCGTGTGGGTGCTGCCGAACACGATCTTCGAGACGGTGCGGCGGCGGAGCGGGCCCCATTACTGGGACGAGGAACGCATGGCCCGCCATCTGCGGGAGGCAGGCTTCGAGCTCCTCACGCTGCGCCGCACGTTTTTCGATGGCGCCAGCCTTCTGGCCTCCGTTCGCAAGCCGCAGACCGCCGCAGGGGCCTCCGCCCAGCCGGAGCCGGTGCCATGA